A region of Lycium barbarum isolate Lr01 chromosome 3, ASM1917538v2, whole genome shotgun sequence DNA encodes the following proteins:
- the LOC132631068 gene encoding uncharacterized mitochondrial protein AtMg00810-like: MALLASEFAMKDLGPLNYFLGIHVTRHKDGLFLSQRKYAEEIIDRARMSSCKATSTPVDTKPKVSSTSGAPYDDPTHNRSLAGALQYLTFMRPDISYVVQQGTLDYGLHFYPSSVTDLLSYTDADWGAALTHVGQRLVIVSSLEIT, translated from the exons ATGGCTCTCCTTGCctcggaatttgctatgaaggatctgggtcctttgaattatttccttGGCATTCATGTCACTCGCCATAAGGATGGCCTGTTTCTGTCGCAACGCAAGTATGCCGAAGAAATCATTGATCGAGCTAGGATGTCTTCTTGTAAGGCTACTTCTACTCCGGTTGATACCAAACCGAAGGTGAGCAGCACATCGGGTGCTCCATATGATGACCCGACTCACAATCGCAGTCTCGCAGGTGCACTTCAGTATCTTACTTTCATGAGGCCAGATATCTCTTATGTTGTTCAACAG GGTACACTTGATTATGGTTTGCATTTTTATCCATCCTCAGTTACTGACCTTCTTTCCTACACTGATGCGGATTGGGGGGCTGCCCTGACACACGTCGGTCAACGTCTGGTTATTGTGTCTTCCTTGGAGATAACTTGA
- the LOC132631680 gene encoding U-box domain-containing protein 35-like isoform X2 → MMEEKDGVVTKVEGVSSLPPLNSSTIAIAINGKKKSKYVVRWALDKFVPEGKVCFKLLHVRPRITGVPTPMGSFIPISQVRDDVVAAFRKDVEWQTSEILLPYKMLCTRRKVQVEVLQLESDDIVKAIAQEVTKLNIIKLVIGASSRSIFSRGQSLSSRISDSTPTFCTIYAVSNGKLLSVRPSDSEINGSSSAEDSYTSCSITSSTGHTSSSLTERSEPDSSSSYSHFRSPSLPMQRFQALSHINQNLPHRRASSNESVHHKNYSLDFGDDDQASISGAQTDSSSGYEADINFELEKLRTELRHTRGMYAVAQTEVIDASRKIKELHKRRLEEDVKFREICLKEEEVKELARKENEKYEAAKEEADYVKDCAEREAAQREEAELLALREAKEKDKLENALTGQAHQYQEFTWEEIISSTSSFAENLKIGMGAYGTVYKCSLHLTTVAIKVLHSEGSHLTRQFQQELEILSKISHPHLLILLGVCPDRGCLVYEFMENGSLEERLLRKHDTPPIPWFDRYRIAWEVASALAFLHNSKPDPIIHRDLKPANILLDRNFVSKICDVGLSTMINSDTSLSTIYKDTGPVGTLCYIDPEYQRTGMISPKSDIYAFGMVLLQLLTSKAAMGLPHIVETAIDKDNLTKVLDSEAGKWPLEETKKLAMLALKCTELCRRDRPDLKGEILPALEKLKEVADKARDSSSTTRPPPPNYYLCPLLKDIMEEPCVAADGYTYDRKAIETWLKENDISPMTNLPLAHKNVLPNYALLSAILDWKSRKAGNIWIV, encoded by the exons ATGATGGAAGAAAAGGATGGAGTGGTAACTAAAGTGGAAGGCGTAAGTTCTTTGCCTCCATTAAACTCTTCCACCATTGCAATAGCTATAAATGGTAAGAAAAAGAGCAAATATGTAGTAAGGTGGGCTTTGGACAAATTTGTCCCTGAAGGGAAGGTTTGCTTCAAGCTGTTACATGTCCGTCCGCGCATAACTGGTGTGCCAACCCCCA TGGGAAGCTTTATACCTATTTCTCAAGTGCGGGATGATGTAGTAGCTGCTTTTCGAAAGGATGTCGAGTGGCAAACAAGTGAAATTCTGCTTCCTTACAAGATGTTATGTACTAGACGAAAG GTCCAAGTAGAAGTTTTACAACTTGAATCAGATGATATCGTGAAAGCAATAGCACAGGAGGTCACCAAGCTTAATATCATCAAGCTTGTGATAGGTGCTTCATCTCGTAGCATATTTTCTAG GGGACAAAGCTTATCCTCAAGAATCTCGGACAGTACTCCAACCTTTTGTACCATCTATGCTGTTTCAAATGGAAAATTGTTATCTGTACGTCCTTCTGATTCAGAGATAAATGGAAGCAGTTCGGCTGAAGATAGTTACACGAGCTGCTCAATCACCAGTTCAACAGGCCACACTTCAAGTTCACTAACAG AAAGGTCGGAACCAGACTCAAGTTCTTCATACAGTCACTTCCGTTCTCCATCACTACCGATGCAAAGATTTCAAGCTCTGTCACATATTAATCAGAACCTTCCTCATAGAAGAGCAAGTTCAAATGAATCAGTCCACCATAAAAACTATTCTCTTGATTTTGGAGACG ATGATCAAGCTTCAATTTCAGGCGCTCAGACAGATTCATCGTCGGGATATGAG GCGGACATCAATTTTGAGCTAGAGAAGCTAAGAACTGAATTAAGACATACTCGAGGAATGTATGCAGTTGCACAAACGGAAGTAATTGATGCTTCTAGgaag ATAAAAGAGCTTCACAAGCGTCGGTTGGAGGAAGACGTCAAATTTCGGGAAATTTGTTTGAAGGAGGAGGAAGTTAAAGAGTTAGCACGAAAAGAGAATGAGAAGTATGAAGCGGCAAAAGAAGAAGCTGATTATGTGAAGGACTGTGCTGAAAGAGAGGCTGCACAAAGAGAAGAAGCAGAATTACTAGCCTTACGTGAGGCAAAAGAAAAAGATAAGCTTGAGAATGCCTTGACGGGTCAGGCACATCAGTACCAAGAATTCACTTGGGAAGAGATCATATCTTCCACCTCTTCATTCGCTGAAAATCTTAAAATTGGTATGGGGGCATATGGAACCGTTTATAAGTGCAGCTTGCATCTTACTACAGTCGCTATCAAAGTTCTTCACTCTGAGGGATCTCACCTGACGAGGCAATTTCAGCAAGAG CTGGAAATATTAAGCAAAATTAGTCATCCACACTTGCTAATCCTTCTTGGTGTGTGCCCCGATCGTGGTTGCTTAGTGTATGAATTCATGGAGAATGGTAGCTTGGAGGAGAGGCTCCTCAGGAAACATGATACACCTCCGATTCCATGGTTTGATAGATATCGAATTGCATGGGAAGTGGCCTCTGCCCTTGCCTTTCTTCACAACTCCAAGCCAGATCCAATTATTCATCGTGATCTAAAGCCAGCAAACATATTGCTTGATCGTAATTTTGTCAGTAAAATTTGTGATGTTGGCCTCTCAACTATGATTAATTCAGACACTTCGTTATCCACCATTTACAAAGACACAGGTCCTGTGGGAACACTTTGCTACATAGACCCTGAGTACCAAAGGACCGGAATGATCTCTCCAAAATCTGACATCTATGCATTTGGGATGGTTCTGTTGCAGTTGCTAACATCAAAAGCAGCAATGGGACTTCCCCACATTGTTGAGACAGCGATCGATAAGGATAATCTAACTAAGGTACTAGATTCAGAGGCTGGTAAATGGCCATTAGAAGAGACAAAGAAACTAGCAATGCTAGCACTTAAATGCACAGAGCTTTGTCGAAGAGACAGGCCCGATTTGAAAGGTGAAATTCTCCCAGCATTGGAGAAATTGAAAGAAGTTGCTGATAAGGCTCGAGATTCTTCCTCAACTACCCGGCCTCCTCCTCCTAACTACTACTTGTGCCCATTACTCAAG GATATAATGGAGGAACCTTGTGTGGCGGCTGATGGGTATACTTACGACAGGAAGGCAATAGAAACATGGTTAAAAGAGAACGATATATCACCAATGACAAACCTACCATTAGCTCATAAGAACGTTCTACCAAATTACGCACTGCTTTCCGCGATTCTGGACTGGAAATCAAGAAAGGCTGGAAATATTTGGATTGTTTAG
- the LOC132631680 gene encoding U-box domain-containing protein 35-like isoform X1: MMEEKDGVVTKVEGVSSLPPLNSSTIAIAINGKKKSKYVVRWALDKFVPEGKVCFKLLHVRPRITGVPTPMGSFIPISQVRDDVVAAFRKDVEWQTSEILLPYKMLCTRRKVQVEVLQLESDDIVKAIAQEVTKLNIIKLVIGASSRSIFSRGQSLSSRISDSTPTFCTIYAVSNGKLLSVRPSDSEINGSSSAEDSYTSCSITSSTGHTSSSLTERSEPDSSSSYSHFRSPSLPMQRFQALSHINQNLPHRRASSNESVHHKNYSLDFGDGEDDVSSCPQGTSLTDGDDPASSFRSLVTDNYLTADDQASISGAQTDSSSGYEADINFELEKLRTELRHTRGMYAVAQTEVIDASRKIKELHKRRLEEDVKFREICLKEEEVKELARKENEKYEAAKEEADYVKDCAEREAAQREEAELLALREAKEKDKLENALTGQAHQYQEFTWEEIISSTSSFAENLKIGMGAYGTVYKCSLHLTTVAIKVLHSEGSHLTRQFQQELEILSKISHPHLLILLGVCPDRGCLVYEFMENGSLEERLLRKHDTPPIPWFDRYRIAWEVASALAFLHNSKPDPIIHRDLKPANILLDRNFVSKICDVGLSTMINSDTSLSTIYKDTGPVGTLCYIDPEYQRTGMISPKSDIYAFGMVLLQLLTSKAAMGLPHIVETAIDKDNLTKVLDSEAGKWPLEETKKLAMLALKCTELCRRDRPDLKGEILPALEKLKEVADKARDSSSTTRPPPPNYYLCPLLKDIMEEPCVAADGYTYDRKAIETWLKENDISPMTNLPLAHKNVLPNYALLSAILDWKSRKAGNIWIV; the protein is encoded by the exons ATGATGGAAGAAAAGGATGGAGTGGTAACTAAAGTGGAAGGCGTAAGTTCTTTGCCTCCATTAAACTCTTCCACCATTGCAATAGCTATAAATGGTAAGAAAAAGAGCAAATATGTAGTAAGGTGGGCTTTGGACAAATTTGTCCCTGAAGGGAAGGTTTGCTTCAAGCTGTTACATGTCCGTCCGCGCATAACTGGTGTGCCAACCCCCA TGGGAAGCTTTATACCTATTTCTCAAGTGCGGGATGATGTAGTAGCTGCTTTTCGAAAGGATGTCGAGTGGCAAACAAGTGAAATTCTGCTTCCTTACAAGATGTTATGTACTAGACGAAAG GTCCAAGTAGAAGTTTTACAACTTGAATCAGATGATATCGTGAAAGCAATAGCACAGGAGGTCACCAAGCTTAATATCATCAAGCTTGTGATAGGTGCTTCATCTCGTAGCATATTTTCTAG GGGACAAAGCTTATCCTCAAGAATCTCGGACAGTACTCCAACCTTTTGTACCATCTATGCTGTTTCAAATGGAAAATTGTTATCTGTACGTCCTTCTGATTCAGAGATAAATGGAAGCAGTTCGGCTGAAGATAGTTACACGAGCTGCTCAATCACCAGTTCAACAGGCCACACTTCAAGTTCACTAACAG AAAGGTCGGAACCAGACTCAAGTTCTTCATACAGTCACTTCCGTTCTCCATCACTACCGATGCAAAGATTTCAAGCTCTGTCACATATTAATCAGAACCTTCCTCATAGAAGAGCAAGTTCAAATGAATCAGTCCACCATAAAAACTATTCTCTTGATTTTGGAGACGGTGAGGATGATGTCAGTTCTTGTCCCCAAGGAACATCTCTTACTGATGGAGATGATCCTGCTTCTAGTTTTAGGAGCTTGGTAACTGACAACTATTTAACAGCAGATGATCAAGCTTCAATTTCAGGCGCTCAGACAGATTCATCGTCGGGATATGAG GCGGACATCAATTTTGAGCTAGAGAAGCTAAGAACTGAATTAAGACATACTCGAGGAATGTATGCAGTTGCACAAACGGAAGTAATTGATGCTTCTAGgaag ATAAAAGAGCTTCACAAGCGTCGGTTGGAGGAAGACGTCAAATTTCGGGAAATTTGTTTGAAGGAGGAGGAAGTTAAAGAGTTAGCACGAAAAGAGAATGAGAAGTATGAAGCGGCAAAAGAAGAAGCTGATTATGTGAAGGACTGTGCTGAAAGAGAGGCTGCACAAAGAGAAGAAGCAGAATTACTAGCCTTACGTGAGGCAAAAGAAAAAGATAAGCTTGAGAATGCCTTGACGGGTCAGGCACATCAGTACCAAGAATTCACTTGGGAAGAGATCATATCTTCCACCTCTTCATTCGCTGAAAATCTTAAAATTGGTATGGGGGCATATGGAACCGTTTATAAGTGCAGCTTGCATCTTACTACAGTCGCTATCAAAGTTCTTCACTCTGAGGGATCTCACCTGACGAGGCAATTTCAGCAAGAG CTGGAAATATTAAGCAAAATTAGTCATCCACACTTGCTAATCCTTCTTGGTGTGTGCCCCGATCGTGGTTGCTTAGTGTATGAATTCATGGAGAATGGTAGCTTGGAGGAGAGGCTCCTCAGGAAACATGATACACCTCCGATTCCATGGTTTGATAGATATCGAATTGCATGGGAAGTGGCCTCTGCCCTTGCCTTTCTTCACAACTCCAAGCCAGATCCAATTATTCATCGTGATCTAAAGCCAGCAAACATATTGCTTGATCGTAATTTTGTCAGTAAAATTTGTGATGTTGGCCTCTCAACTATGATTAATTCAGACACTTCGTTATCCACCATTTACAAAGACACAGGTCCTGTGGGAACACTTTGCTACATAGACCCTGAGTACCAAAGGACCGGAATGATCTCTCCAAAATCTGACATCTATGCATTTGGGATGGTTCTGTTGCAGTTGCTAACATCAAAAGCAGCAATGGGACTTCCCCACATTGTTGAGACAGCGATCGATAAGGATAATCTAACTAAGGTACTAGATTCAGAGGCTGGTAAATGGCCATTAGAAGAGACAAAGAAACTAGCAATGCTAGCACTTAAATGCACAGAGCTTTGTCGAAGAGACAGGCCCGATTTGAAAGGTGAAATTCTCCCAGCATTGGAGAAATTGAAAGAAGTTGCTGATAAGGCTCGAGATTCTTCCTCAACTACCCGGCCTCCTCCTCCTAACTACTACTTGTGCCCATTACTCAAG GATATAATGGAGGAACCTTGTGTGGCGGCTGATGGGTATACTTACGACAGGAAGGCAATAGAAACATGGTTAAAAGAGAACGATATATCACCAATGACAAACCTACCATTAGCTCATAAGAACGTTCTACCAAATTACGCACTGCTTTCCGCGATTCTGGACTGGAAATCAAGAAAGGCTGGAAATATTTGGATTGTTTAG
- the LOC132631681 gene encoding uncharacterized protein LOC132631681 isoform X1 — protein MPPKKATTAQKKKGVVGETSRAQKGTRTLAQMMRDITSRPADSATSSSSEESGAASPLAPGASAPAPPAPQPGAEDRTLREAVQLLTTLVAGQARRRGRRDDDDDDRRDSLRVREFLLCGPPEFYGSKPDEDPHDFIRGMRRSLDLVRASETESVELASHRLRDVAAHWYESWELSRGEGGSPATWDEFVAAFTRHFLPPELRRARVDRFLHLQQRGRSVREYNMEFDSLARYAPTIVEDIADRMHRYVMGLDRYLIDGCMAVALQTDMDIARLQAYALGMEDRHRADYSSRDRDRRPPKRARSAGYSGEPQGGQPQQYVRQSSQPAQSAPPQSTGEGFDSAKYSGAGQSFRAPGSQVSRGSSQARPPMPRCSYCGRSHPGECYRATGACFSCGRQGHMMRDCPMASGSGSTVQPTGSAAGSSSTPSAMRPAGRGMPVQAGRGRGRGGASGSSGPSNRIYALASRQDQEAPPGVVTDLGEPEA, from the exons atgcctccgaaaaaggcgacaaccgcccagaagaaaaagggcgtagtaggagagaccagccgggctcagaagggtactcggacccttgctcagatgatgcgtgatattacgtcccggccagccgactctgctacgtcttcatcgtcagaggagtctggagcagcttcaccattagctccaggggcttcagctcccgcgcctccagctcctcagccaggggcggaggacaggacactgagagaggctgtgcagttattgaccactctggtagcgggacaggctcgcagacgcgggcggagagatgatgatgatgacgataggcgtgacagcctgagggttcgagagtttctattatgtggccctccagagttttacgggtctaagcccgacgaggacccccatgactttattcgggggatgcggcgctcactagatttggtcagggcttcagagactgagtctgttgagttggcttcgcatagactacgggatgtcgctgctcactggtatgagtcctgggagctatctaggggtgagggtggttccccagctacttgggacgagttcgtggctgcttttacccgccactttttgcccccagagttacggcgggcgcgggttgaccgatttttacatctgcagcagaggggtcggagtgttcgtgagtataatatggagtttgattctctggcccggtacgcACCTACCATAGTAGAAGATAtagccgatcggatgcacagatacgtgatggggttagaccgctacttgattgatggctgtatggcggtggcattgcagacagacatggatattgcccgactacaggcttatgctctgggtatggaggaccgacatagagctgattattccagcagagatcgggacaggaggccgccaaagagggccaggtccgctgggtattctggggagcctcaaggcgggcagcctcaacagtatgttagacagtcttctcagccagcgcagagTGCGCCCCCGCAGTCTACCGGAGAGGGATTTGATAGTGCCAaatactcaggagcaggccagagcttcAGGGCTCCAGGTTCACAGGTGAGccgaggttccagccaggcgaggccacctatgcctcggtgttcgtattgtgggagatctcatccaggagagtgctaccgagctacgggagcctgtttttcttgcggccgtcagggccatatgatgcgtgattgtccaatggcaagtggttctggtagtacagttcagccgacgggatcagccgcgggttcatcttctactccctcagccatgcgccctgcgggacGAGGTATGCCGGTACAGGCGggtcgcggtcgaggccgtggcggtgcttcaggttctagcggtccctcgaaccgcatatatgcgttggccagccgacaggaccaggaggcgccacCAGGTGTGGTTACAG accttggggagcctgaggcgtag
- the LOC132631681 gene encoding uncharacterized protein LOC132631681 isoform X2: protein MPPKKATTAQKKKGVVGETSRAQKGTRTLAQMMRDITSRPADSATSSSSEESGAASPLAPGASAPAPPAPQPGAEDRTLREAVQLLTTLVAGQARRRGRRDDDDDDRRDSLRVREFLLCGPPEFYGSKPDEDPHDFIRGMRRSLDLVRASETESVELASHRLRDVAAHWYESWELSRGEGGSPATWDEFVAAFTRHFLPPELRRARVDRFLHLQQRGRSVREYNMEFDSLARYAPTIVEDIADRMHRYVMGLDRYLIDGCMAVALQTDMDIARLQAYALGMEDRHRADYSSRDRDRRPPKRARSAGYSGEPQGGQPQQYVRQSSQPAQSAPPQSTGEGFDSAKYSGAGQSFRAPGSQVSRGSSQARPPMPRCSYCGRSHPGECYRATGACFSCGRQGHMMRDCPMASGSGSTVQPTGSAAGSSSTPSAMRPAGRGMPVQAGRGRGRGGASGSSGPSNRIYALASRQDQEAPPGTDAQPGDPPV, encoded by the exons atgcctccgaaaaaggcgacaaccgcccagaagaaaaagggcgtagtaggagagaccagccgggctcagaagggtactcggacccttgctcagatgatgcgtgatattacgtcccggccagccgactctgctacgtcttcatcgtcagaggagtctggagcagcttcaccattagctccaggggcttcagctcccgcgcctccagctcctcagccaggggcggaggacaggacactgagagaggctgtgcagttattgaccactctggtagcgggacaggctcgcagacgcgggcggagagatgatgatgatgacgataggcgtgacagcctgagggttcgagagtttctattatgtggccctccagagttttacgggtctaagcccgacgaggacccccatgactttattcgggggatgcggcgctcactagatttggtcagggcttcagagactgagtctgttgagttggcttcgcatagactacgggatgtcgctgctcactggtatgagtcctgggagctatctaggggtgagggtggttccccagctacttgggacgagttcgtggctgcttttacccgccactttttgcccccagagttacggcgggcgcgggttgaccgatttttacatctgcagcagaggggtcggagtgttcgtgagtataatatggagtttgattctctggcccggtacgcACCTACCATAGTAGAAGATAtagccgatcggatgcacagatacgtgatggggttagaccgctacttgattgatggctgtatggcggtggcattgcagacagacatggatattgcccgactacaggcttatgctctgggtatggaggaccgacatagagctgattattccagcagagatcgggacaggaggccgccaaagagggccaggtccgctgggtattctggggagcctcaaggcgggcagcctcaacagtatgttagacagtcttctcagccagcgcagagTGCGCCCCCGCAGTCTACCGGAGAGGGATTTGATAGTGCCAaatactcaggagcaggccagagcttcAGGGCTCCAGGTTCACAGGTGAGccgaggttccagccaggcgaggccacctatgcctcggtgttcgtattgtgggagatctcatccaggagagtgctaccgagctacgggagcctgtttttcttgcggccgtcagggccatatgatgcgtgattgtccaatggcaagtggttctggtagtacagttcagccgacgggatcagccgcgggttcatcttctactccctcagccatgcgccctgcgggacGAGGTATGCCGGTACAGGCGggtcgcggtcgaggccgtggcggtgcttcaggttctagcggtccctcgaaccgcatatatgcgttggccagccgacaggaccaggaggcgccacCAG gtacagacgcacagcctggtgatccacctgtttag